A single Neoarius graeffei isolate fNeoGra1 chromosome 23, fNeoGra1.pri, whole genome shotgun sequence DNA region contains:
- the her8.2 gene encoding hairy-related 8.2, translating into MTAASATLSADRQNSSRDERKLRKPLIERKRRERINHCLEQLRETVVGVFGLDQSKLEKADILEMTVKHLHNIQSHKVTEPIMDPEAQQRYSTGYIQCMHEVHNLLLSCDWMDKTLGARLLNHLLRLLPKSPPAKPSFTNSEPGTLRISDMDHSSSPPRVAPPTQTSNDPAIFTRPPPTKSPPIALEMWRPW; encoded by the exons ATGACAGCAGCGAGTGCGACCCTGAGTGCAGACAGACAGAACAGCAGCAGGGACGAGAGGAAG ctgagGAAGCCTCTGAtcgagaggaagaggagagagaggatTAATCACTGCCTGGAGCAGCTCAGAGAGACGGTGGTGGGAGTCTTTGGGCTCGAC CAGTCGAAGTTGGAGAAGGCTGATATTCTAGAGATGACAGTTAAACACCTACACAACATCCAGAGTCATAAAgttacag AGCCGATTATGGACCCGGAGGCGCAGCAGCGGTACAGCACCGGCTACATCCAGTGCATGCATGAAGTCCACAACCTGCTGCTGTCCTGCGACTGGATGGACAAAACGCTCGGCGCTCGTCTCCTCAACCACCTGCTCCGCTTGCTGCCCAAATCCCCTCCAGCCAAACCCTCATTCACTAACTCCGAGCCAGGAACACTCCGCATCAGCGACATGGATCACTCCTCATCACCGCCCAGAGTAGCTCCGCCCACTCAAACCTCAAATGACCCCGCCATATTTACTAGGCCGCCTCCCACCAAAAGTCCACCAATAGCTCTGGAAATGTGGAGACCTTGgtag